A stretch of Episyrphus balteatus chromosome 2, idEpiBalt1.1, whole genome shotgun sequence DNA encodes these proteins:
- the LOC129910828 gene encoding hippocampus abundant transcript 1 protein isoform X1, with protein sequence MTTNNNNDESYVSPSITDISDSSIDVDDDDEEEDESCHTLSPECSCSSLNSETASTIACTSDNTIPSCVPLVAVQDSPGTSSAASGSTSTASTAPIDRHYPPDNRFLHRKLPIPASIRNNMLHTCAASAAAAADDNLSESIATTTTEVDIDQDVSLRTDATPADTRLSPAEAGAWKGDSEIVRSCSIRSKRSFALSLRSSLRSGFKGERQKSASHGQLPHPHSLPVVIQTKPKIRIVEFIRRIFTHFKSSGIGEPSVYHALVVIFLEFFAWGLLTMPVIAVLNQTFPDHTFLMNGLVMGIKGILSFLSAPLIGALSDIWGRKFFLLITVFFTCAPIPLMTINTWWFFAMISISGVFAVTFSVVFAYVADVTTVEDRSKAYGLVSATFAASLVISPALGAMLMEMYSDTLVVALATAIAVLDVFFILVAVPESLPEKVRPSSWGAPISWEQADPFAGLRKVGTDHTILMQCVTVLLSYLPEAGQYSCIFVYLKLKMGFNSVEVSIFIAMVGILSIIVQVTLGVLMQVLGAKRTIILGLIFEMMQLLWYGFGSQTWMMWAAGVLAALGSVTYPAISVFVSIHSTADRQGAVQGMVTGMRGLCNGLGPAMFGVIFYLFNVDLNDEHNSIGHNGDDGVRNETLHPDTYAQLAPGPPFVFGAFMVVCAIMVAVFIPESRSDVSISRSASEKKRVSLDVQYEIECGRKSSSPLAPLMRSDSSAQL encoded by the exons ATGACGACAAATAATAATAACGATGAAAGTTATGTATCACCGTCCATAACCGACATCAGCGACAGCAGCATCGATGTTGATGACGATgacgaagaagaagatgaaTCATGCCATACACTGTCGCCCGAATGTTCCTGCAGTAGTTTAAATAGTGAAACCGCTTCAACAATTGCCTGTACAAGTGACAATACCATACCTTCCTGCGTTCCATTAGTAGCAGTTCAAGATAGTCCCGGCACATCGTCAGCAGCATCCGGTTCGACTTCAACTGCATCCACAGCACCGATTGATCGTCATTATCCGCCTGACAATCGTTTCCTACATCGCAAACTTCCAATACCCGCTTCGATACGTAATAATATGCTTCATACCTGCGCTGCTTCTGCTGCCGCTGCTGCTGATGATAATTTATCAGAATCAATTGCTACAACTACAACAGAAGTCGATATCGATCAGGATGTTAGTTTACGCACAGATGCGACACCTGCTGACACACGGTTAAGTCCGGCCGAAGCCGGAGCTTGGAAGGGTGATTCGGAAATAGTTAGAAGTTGTTCTATTCGTAGTAAGAGATCGTTTGCATTATCTTTAAGGAGTTCACTTCGTTCTGGATTTAAGGGTGAACGTCAGAAGTCAGCATCACATGGCCAATTGCCACATCCGCATTCGCTTCCTGTAGTCAttcaaacaaaaccaaaaattagaATTGTAGAATTTATACGAAGGATATTTACACATTTTAag AGTTCTGGAATCGGAGAGCCTAGTGTATACCATGCCTTGGTTGtgatatttttagaatttttcgcATGGGGTCTGCTAACGATGCCCGTGATAGCG gtcCTCAATCAAACATTTCCGGATCATACATTTCTAATGAACGGTCTGGTAATGGGCATCAAGGGTATTTTATCGTTTTTAAGTGCACCACTAATTGGAGCACTATCCGACATATGGGGGAGAAAATTCTTTCtcttgataacggtatttttcACATGTGCCCCCATACCATTGATGACAATAAACACCTGGTGGTTTTTCGCCATGATCTCAATTAGCGGTGTATTTGCGGTCACATTTTCAGTTGTGTTTGCTTATGTAGCTGATGTAACAACTGTTGAAGACCGATCGAAGGCTTATGGACTGGTTTCGGCAACATTTGCCGCAAGTTTG GTTATATCGCCAGCATTAGGTGCAATGCTCATGGAAATGTACAGTGACACATTAGTGGTAGCTTTAGCTACCGCTATTGCTGTGTTAGATGTATTCTTTATACTGGTTGCGGTGCCAGAAAGTTTGCCAGAGAAAGTGCGACCTTCATCATGGGGCGCACCAATTAGTTGGGAACAAGCTGATCCATTTGCT ggccTTCGTAAAGTTGGCACAGATCACACAATTTTAATGCAGTGCGTTACTGTATTACTATCCTATCTCCCCGAAGCTGGACAGTATTCatgtatatttgtatatttgaaattaaaaatgggCTTCAATTCAGTTGAGGTCTCAATATTTATTGCTATGGTTGGAATTCTCAGTATAATCGTTCAAGTTACGTTAGGTGTTCTAATGCA GGTACTTGGTGCAAAACGTACAATAATTTTAGgtcttatttttgaaatgatgcAACTGCTATGGTATGGATTTGGTAGTCAAACATG gATGATGTGGGCAGCTGGAGTACTAGCTGCATTAGGTTCAGTTACCTATCCAGCGATAAGTGTTTTTGTATCTATCCATTCGACAGCAGATAGACAAg gcGCCGTCCAAGGAATGGTAACTGGAATGCGTGGTCTATGCAATGGACTCGGTCCAGCTATGTTCGGTGTTATATTTTATCTATTTAACGTTGATCTAAATGATGAACACAATAGCATAGGTCACAATGGTGACGATGGTGTTCGAAATGAAACCCTACATCCGGACACATACGCACAATTAGCGCCTGGTCCACCATTCGTATTTGGTGCTTTTATGGTTGTTTGTGCCATAATGGTAGCTGTGTTTATACCAGAAAGTCGCAGTGATGTCAGTATTAGCAGATCGGCGAGCGAAAAGAAAA gagTCTCATTGGATGTCCAATACGAAATTGAATGTGGTCGCAAATCCTCGAGTCCCCTAGCTCCGTTAATGCGATCAGATTCGTCTGCGCAGCTGTag
- the LOC129910828 gene encoding hippocampus abundant transcript 1 protein isoform X2: MPKIYMKKPIGMVIRNRNTIKDVVITSSGIGEPSVYHALVVIFLEFFAWGLLTMPVIAVLNQTFPDHTFLMNGLVMGIKGILSFLSAPLIGALSDIWGRKFFLLITVFFTCAPIPLMTINTWWFFAMISISGVFAVTFSVVFAYVADVTTVEDRSKAYGLVSATFAASLVISPALGAMLMEMYSDTLVVALATAIAVLDVFFILVAVPESLPEKVRPSSWGAPISWEQADPFAGLRKVGTDHTILMQCVTVLLSYLPEAGQYSCIFVYLKLKMGFNSVEVSIFIAMVGILSIIVQVTLGVLMQVLGAKRTIILGLIFEMMQLLWYGFGSQTWMMWAAGVLAALGSVTYPAISVFVSIHSTADRQGAVQGMVTGMRGLCNGLGPAMFGVIFYLFNVDLNDEHNSIGHNGDDGVRNETLHPDTYAQLAPGPPFVFGAFMVVCAIMVAVFIPESRSDVSISRSASEKKRVSLDVQYEIECGRKSSSPLAPLMRSDSSAQL, encoded by the exons AGTTCTGGAATCGGAGAGCCTAGTGTATACCATGCCTTGGTTGtgatatttttagaatttttcgcATGGGGTCTGCTAACGATGCCCGTGATAGCG gtcCTCAATCAAACATTTCCGGATCATACATTTCTAATGAACGGTCTGGTAATGGGCATCAAGGGTATTTTATCGTTTTTAAGTGCACCACTAATTGGAGCACTATCCGACATATGGGGGAGAAAATTCTTTCtcttgataacggtatttttcACATGTGCCCCCATACCATTGATGACAATAAACACCTGGTGGTTTTTCGCCATGATCTCAATTAGCGGTGTATTTGCGGTCACATTTTCAGTTGTGTTTGCTTATGTAGCTGATGTAACAACTGTTGAAGACCGATCGAAGGCTTATGGACTGGTTTCGGCAACATTTGCCGCAAGTTTG GTTATATCGCCAGCATTAGGTGCAATGCTCATGGAAATGTACAGTGACACATTAGTGGTAGCTTTAGCTACCGCTATTGCTGTGTTAGATGTATTCTTTATACTGGTTGCGGTGCCAGAAAGTTTGCCAGAGAAAGTGCGACCTTCATCATGGGGCGCACCAATTAGTTGGGAACAAGCTGATCCATTTGCT ggccTTCGTAAAGTTGGCACAGATCACACAATTTTAATGCAGTGCGTTACTGTATTACTATCCTATCTCCCCGAAGCTGGACAGTATTCatgtatatttgtatatttgaaattaaaaatgggCTTCAATTCAGTTGAGGTCTCAATATTTATTGCTATGGTTGGAATTCTCAGTATAATCGTTCAAGTTACGTTAGGTGTTCTAATGCA GGTACTTGGTGCAAAACGTACAATAATTTTAGgtcttatttttgaaatgatgcAACTGCTATGGTATGGATTTGGTAGTCAAACATG gATGATGTGGGCAGCTGGAGTACTAGCTGCATTAGGTTCAGTTACCTATCCAGCGATAAGTGTTTTTGTATCTATCCATTCGACAGCAGATAGACAAg gcGCCGTCCAAGGAATGGTAACTGGAATGCGTGGTCTATGCAATGGACTCGGTCCAGCTATGTTCGGTGTTATATTTTATCTATTTAACGTTGATCTAAATGATGAACACAATAGCATAGGTCACAATGGTGACGATGGTGTTCGAAATGAAACCCTACATCCGGACACATACGCACAATTAGCGCCTGGTCCACCATTCGTATTTGGTGCTTTTATGGTTGTTTGTGCCATAATGGTAGCTGTGTTTATACCAGAAAGTCGCAGTGATGTCAGTATTAGCAGATCGGCGAGCGAAAAGAAAA gagTCTCATTGGATGTCCAATACGAAATTGAATGTGGTCGCAAATCCTCGAGTCCCCTAGCTCCGTTAATGCGATCAGATTCGTCTGCGCAGCTGTag
- the LOC129910827 gene encoding pre-mRNA-splicing factor Slu7 — translation MSFAAPKTPVSQIIHNKDNQDEPKKKTREDWRKAKELEEARKAGTAPAAVDEEGRDINPHIPQYISSAPWYYGASGPTLKHQRPQKDEEENTALQTKQVIKGLDSSRLVTKFRKGACDNCGAITHKKKDCLERPRKYGAKYAESLVVHDEHIIDNNAIDYDEKRDRWSAYDPASHKDIVDEFEKVEEAKRQLKADKLKNNPDAELSDEESDEDKYVDEVDMPGTKVDSKQRITVRNLRIREDTAKYLRNLDPNSAYYDPKTRSMRDNPNPQLKPDEVEFAGENTVRYSGDTTKHSTAQLFAWEAHRKGVDVHLLAEPTKLELLQKDYNLKKEDFKSQTKDHILEKYGGEEHLQVPPKSLLLAQNENYIEYSRSGKVVKGMEKTRAVSAYEEDVYPNNHKSIWGSFWHSGRWGYKCCKSFIKNSYCVSASKDATEPSDAVITHPQTQQREPEPEQIEEPEEEEEPEAAESESDEPESPKKSSKKSKKDKKKKKKNKHKRRELEKKEKEAKKDEKVELDDRKRPYNSMYDVKAPTEEEIEEFMIKRTRDEDPMLQFMGQ, via the exons ATGAGTTTCGCCGCCCCAAAAACTCCCGTCTCCCAAATCATTCACAACAAAGACAATCAAGATGAACCGAAGAAAAAAACCCGTGAAGATTGGCGCAAAGCAAAAGAACTCGAAGAAGCTCGAAAAGCTGGTACAGCTCCAGCTGCTGTCGATGAAGAAGGTCGCGACATCAATCCTCATATTCCACAGTATATATCGAGTGCTCCATGGTATTATGGTGCATCTGGTCCAACATTGAAACATCAACGTCCACAaaaagatgaagaagaaaataCTGCTTTGCAAACAAAGCAAGTTATTAAAGGTCTGGACAGTTCCAGGTTAGTAACTAAGTTTAGAAAAGGTGCTTGTGACAATTGTGGAGCTATAACACACAAGAAAAAAGATTGTCTTGAAAGGCCAAGAAAATACGGCGCCAAATATGCCGAATCACTTGTCGTTCATGACGAACACATTATTGACAACAATGCCATCGATTACGATGAGAAACGTGATCGTTGGAGTGCTTATGACCCGGCATCGCATAAAGATATTGTTGATGAGTTTGAAAAAGTCGAAGAAGCAAAGAGACAGCTGAAAGCTGACAAGTTAAAGAATAACCCAGATGCGGAACTTTCTGACGAAGAAAGTGACGAAGACAAGTATGTTGATGAAGTTGACATGCCTGGAACCAAAGTCGATTCGAAACAGAGAATTACTGTGAGAAATCTTCGAATTCGTGAAGATACAGCAAAATATTTGAGAAATTTAGATCCAAACTCGGCTTACTATGATCCAAAAACTCGATCTATGAGAGATAATCCAAATCCACAATTGAAACCGGATGAAGTTGAATTTGCTGGAGAGAATACAGTTCGGTATAGTGGGGATACTACTAAGCATTCCACGGCACAACTATTTGCATGGGAAGCACATAGAAAAGGAGTCGATGTACATTTGTTGGCAGAGCCAACTAAATTGGAACTCTTGCAAAAAGATTACAATTTGAAGAAGGAAGATTTCAAGTCACAGACAAAGGATCATATTTTGGAGAAGTATG GTGGAGAGGAACATTTACAAGTTCCTCCAAAATCGTTGTTGTTGGCTCAGAACGAGAACTACATTGAATACTCGAGGAGTGGCAAGGTAGTCAAAGGAATGGAAAAGACTAGAGCTGTAAGTGCTTATGAGGAGGATGTTTATCCGAATAATCACAAGTCTATATGGGGTTCATTTTGGCACAGTGGAAGATGGGGTTACAAATGCTGTAAGTCATTCATAAAGAACTCATACTGTGTGAGTGCTAGTAAAGATGCAACGGAGCCAAGCGATGCTGTGATTACACATCCTCAGACTCAACAACGTGAACCGGAACCAGAACAAATTGAAGAGCCAGAAGAGGAGGAGGAGCCAGAGGCAGCCGAATCAGAGTCGGATGAACCTGAAAGTCCAAAGAAATCTTCAAAGAAGTCAAAGAAggacaaaaagaagaaaaagaagaacaaaCACAAGAGGAGGGAATTAGAAAAGAAGGAAAAAGAAGCAAAGAAGGACGAGAAGGTAGAATTGGATGATAGAAAACGGCCGTATAATAGTATGTACGATGTGAAGGCACCGACCGAAGAGGAAATCGAAGAGTTTATGATCAAGAGGACGAGAGACGAAGATCCTATGTTGCAATTTATgggtcaataa